One genomic segment of Christensenellaceae bacterium 44-20 includes these proteins:
- a CDS encoding cation-translocating P-type ATPase: MTIDKTSPQGLTTQQAGALAQKYGKNVLAQKKKQSLIRKLLHTVCEPMFLLLLAASIVYFVLGEPRDGAIMLVFVAAMIGIDAFQEHKTDKTLAALRDLSAPHIRVIRDGREQNIPSEDLVPGDLMLIWEGLKIPADGVLLRANDLCIDESSLTGEAEGIWKSPDAPASQDHWRRDYCYAGTLVLSGSGLVRVEKTGQQSEYGKIGASLEKAPEKRTLLQAQTDRLVKTCAIIAVCLLLLVSIITYCSLPDRSVKDRLIQSVLSGITLAMATIPEEFPVVLTVFLSMGAWRLAKKHSLVRNLSSIETLGAITTLCVDKTGTLTQNQMSVERSWVAPGKAEAEMLELMGLACEPDTYDPMEKAMLACCHQHGITAEHLFGGDLISEYSFTNELKMMGHIWLHDGQRFIAAKGSAESILPLCGLSQMEKEQVTRAAAAMGHQGLRVIAVAKMELSRDQQPPASITECQFALYGLIGLLDPPREGIKADLAHCRQAGIRVVMITGDAASTAQGIARRIGLTNNNILTGAELSAMSDEQLRERVRHTDIFCRVLPEHKMRIVQALQANGEIVAMTGDGVNDAPALKYADIGIAMGGRGAEVCREAADLILMDDNFSTIVETVRDGRRIYSNIKKAIGYIFAIHIPIALASLFAPLLGIAPADLLLLPLHVVLLELIIDPTCSIVLERQPAEADLMSQPPRSSAEPLTRGVLSLGLLHGLTIFLASFGAYFYLLQTAGDAALARSMGLGILVFSNLLLVQSLSQNTPAIRYLPLLLRDKVMWVSLLAILAGLALILYTPLCGVLGLAGLSAAQLLIAFLLSCLAVLWSEPIKLWRCRKRK, encoded by the coding sequence ATGACAATCGACAAAACCAGCCCCCAAGGGCTCACCACCCAGCAGGCCGGGGCGCTTGCCCAAAAATACGGCAAGAATGTGCTCGCGCAAAAGAAGAAGCAAAGCCTTATCCGAAAGCTTTTGCACACGGTATGTGAGCCCATGTTCTTGCTGCTGCTGGCGGCTTCCATCGTCTATTTTGTTTTGGGCGAGCCCCGGGACGGCGCCATCATGCTGGTATTCGTCGCCGCCATGATCGGCATCGACGCGTTTCAGGAGCATAAGACAGATAAAACCCTGGCGGCACTGCGGGATCTCTCTGCGCCGCATATCCGCGTCATCCGGGACGGCCGGGAGCAGAATATCCCCAGCGAGGATCTGGTGCCCGGGGATCTCATGCTCATCTGGGAGGGGCTGAAAATCCCTGCCGACGGCGTCTTGCTCCGGGCAAACGACCTTTGCATCGACGAATCTTCCCTGACGGGCGAGGCCGAAGGCATCTGGAAATCCCCGGACGCGCCCGCCAGCCAGGATCACTGGCGCCGGGACTATTGCTATGCCGGCACGCTGGTGCTCTCGGGCAGCGGGCTGGTGCGCGTGGAAAAGACCGGGCAGCAGAGCGAGTACGGCAAGATCGGCGCGAGCCTGGAAAAGGCCCCGGAAAAGCGCACGCTGCTGCAGGCGCAGACGGACCGGCTGGTCAAAACCTGCGCCATCATCGCCGTCTGCCTGTTGCTGCTCGTGAGCATCATCACCTATTGCAGCCTGCCGGATCGTTCCGTCAAAGATCGCCTCATCCAGAGCGTTTTATCCGGCATCACGCTGGCCATGGCGACGATTCCCGAAGAATTTCCCGTTGTGCTGACGGTGTTCCTCTCCATGGGCGCATGGCGGCTGGCCAAAAAGCATTCGCTCGTCCGCAATCTCTCCTCTATTGAGACGCTGGGCGCCATCACAACTCTCTGCGTGGATAAGACGGGCACGCTCACCCAGAATCAGATGAGCGTCGAGCGCAGCTGGGTCGCCCCGGGCAAGGCGGAGGCCGAGATGCTGGAGCTCATGGGCCTGGCCTGTGAGCCGGATACCTACGATCCCATGGAAAAGGCCATGCTGGCCTGCTGCCATCAGCACGGCATTACAGCCGAGCATCTCTTTGGCGGCGATCTCATCAGCGAATATTCCTTTACCAACGAGCTGAAAATGATGGGGCATATCTGGCTGCACGACGGCCAGCGCTTTATCGCGGCCAAGGGCTCTGCCGAGAGCATCCTGCCGCTCTGCGGGCTATCCCAAATGGAGAAAGAGCAGGTTACCCGGGCGGCCGCGGCCATGGGGCATCAGGGGCTGCGTGTCATCGCCGTCGCAAAGATGGAGCTTTCCCGGGATCAGCAGCCGCCGGCATCCATCACCGAGTGCCAGTTCGCGCTCTATGGCCTCATCGGCCTGCTGGATCCCCCAAGAGAGGGCATCAAGGCGGATTTGGCGCACTGCCGGCAGGCGGGCATCCGCGTCGTTATGATCACGGGCGATGCCGCCAGCACGGCCCAGGGCATCGCCCGGCGCATCGGCCTGACAAACAACAATATCCTGACCGGCGCAGAGCTTTCCGCCATGAGCGATGAGCAGCTTAGGGAGCGCGTCCGCCATACGGATATTTTCTGCCGCGTGCTGCCCGAGCACAAGATGCGCATCGTGCAGGCCTTGCAGGCAAACGGCGAGATCGTCGCTATGACGGGCGACGGCGTCAACGATGCGCCTGCGCTCAAATATGCCGATATTGGCATCGCCATGGGCGGCCGGGGCGCGGAGGTCTGCCGGGAGGCGGCAGATCTGATTTTGATGGACGATAACTTCTCCACCATTGTGGAGACCGTCCGGGATGGCCGCCGCATTTACAGCAATATCAAAAAGGCCATCGGGTATATTTTTGCCATCCATATCCCCATCGCCCTGGCCTCGCTCTTCGCGCCCCTGCTGGGCATTGCCCCGGCGGATCTGCTTCTGCTCCCCCTGCATGTCGTCCTGCTGGAGCTGATTATCGACCCAACCTGCTCCATCGTCCTGGAGCGGCAGCCGGCCGAAGCGGATCTCATGAGCCAGCCGCCCCGCTCTTCGGCAGAGCCGCTGACGCGCGGCGTGCTCTCGCTTGGCCTCCTGCACGGCCTGACCATCTTCCTGGCCAGCTTTGGCGCCTATTTCTACCTGCTGCAAACGGCGGGCGATGCCGCCCTGGCCCGGAGCATGGGGCTTGGCATCCTGGTCTTTTCCAACCTGCTTCTGGTGCAGAGCCTGAGCCAGAATACGCCTGCCATCCGCTATCTGCCCCTGCTTCTGCGGGATAAAGTGATGTGGGTTTCGCTTCTGGCCATTCTGGCCGGGCTGGCGCTCATCCTATATACGCCGCTTTGCGGGGTGCTGGGGCTCGCCGGTCTCTCGGCCGCGCAGCTGCTCATCGCATTCCTGCTCTCCTGCCTGGCCGTGCTCTGGAGCGAGCCCATCAAGCTCTGGCGCTGCCGCAAGCGCAAATAA
- a CDS encoding aminopeptidase, which yields MYREETAKAYAKLIIRTGVNLQKGQLVILNAPIENAEFARLVLEEAYRAGARDVLLRYFDDKASRIRYQYASEDALTTVPAWKYTPIEEYAKAGAAYICIESDDPDAFFGIDSEKLGKGMNAEARAKKPFQQIFDKNEIQWTVVAAAGREWAKKVFPEAEEEWAVQKLWDAIYHTTRMDTPDPEKAWAEHSGRLRKYCDFLNDSGIARLHLENSLGTNLDIGLIPGAIWAGGSEKTVKGVEFEANMPTEEVFTAPHREKVDGKVCSTLPLNYQGVLIDGFWFEFQDGQVVDYGAKQGKEALDQIFQDENCRRLGEVALVPYDSLISRSGILFYSTLFDENASCHLALGSGYTSSIPGAEKMSREEKEQIGLNEAYSHIDFMFGSADLKATGYTEEGREIPLFENGNWAFGA from the coding sequence ATGTATCGCGAAGAAACTGCAAAAGCATATGCAAAGCTCATCATCCGCACGGGCGTCAACCTGCAAAAAGGCCAGCTGGTCATCCTGAACGCCCCCATCGAAAACGCGGAGTTTGCCCGCCTGGTTTTGGAGGAGGCCTACCGCGCCGGCGCACGGGATGTTCTGCTGCGCTATTTCGACGATAAGGCCAGCCGCATCCGCTATCAATATGCCAGCGAAGATGCGCTGACCACCGTCCCCGCCTGGAAATACACCCCCATCGAGGAATACGCCAAGGCCGGGGCCGCCTATATCTGCATCGAATCCGACGACCCGGATGCCTTTTTTGGCATCGATTCGGAAAAGCTGGGCAAGGGCATGAACGCCGAAGCCCGGGCAAAAAAGCCCTTCCAGCAGATTTTCGATAAAAACGAAATTCAGTGGACGGTCGTCGCGGCGGCAGGCCGGGAGTGGGCCAAAAAGGTCTTCCCGGAGGCGGAGGAAGAATGGGCCGTCCAAAAGCTTTGGGACGCCATCTACCACACCACCCGCATGGATACGCCGGATCCCGAAAAAGCCTGGGCAGAGCACTCGGGCCGCCTGCGCAAATACTGCGATTTTCTCAACGATTCGGGTATCGCCCGCCTGCACTTGGAAAACTCCCTGGGCACGAACCTGGATATCGGCCTGATTCCCGGGGCAATTTGGGCGGGCGGCAGTGAAAAGACGGTCAAAGGCGTGGAATTTGAGGCGAATATGCCCACAGAAGAGGTGTTCACCGCGCCGCATCGGGAAAAGGTGGATGGAAAGGTCTGCTCCACGCTGCCGCTCAACTACCAGGGCGTGCTCATCGATGGCTTCTGGTTCGAATTCCAGGATGGCCAGGTTGTGGATTACGGCGCAAAGCAGGGCAAGGAGGCGCTGGATCAGATCTTCCAGGATGAGAACTGCCGCAGGCTGGGGGAAGTCGCCCTGGTGCCGTACGATTCGCTCATCTCCCGCTCGGGCATCCTCTTTTACAGCACGCTGTTCGATGAAAACGCCTCCTGCCACCTGGCGCTGGGCAGCGGCTATACTTCCAGCATCCCCGGCGCAGAGAAGATGTCCCGGGAGGAGAAGGAGCAAATCGGCCTGAACGAGGCGTATTCACATATCGACTTCATGTTCGGCAGCGCAGATCTCAAGGCCACGGGCTACACCGAAGAGGGCCGGGAAATCCCGCTCTTTGAGAACGGCAACTGGGCATTTGGGGCTTGA
- a CDS encoding transaldolase family protein has protein sequence MLVLIDNANIYEIERLYSMYPYDGVTTNPSILMNERKNPIKVLKSIRDFLPKSSQLHAQVVSESTEQMIEEAHFMLREIDEQLFIKVPVTAQGMRAIHLLKQEGINITATAIYTAMQAFMAAKAGARYTAPYVNRLDNMGADGVQVAMDIHSMFRAHNMEADVLAASFKNSQQILNLCKHGIGAVTASPDVLDALIHHDATFTAEENFTQDFYSLVSEVTGLHFKEKESRKIN, from the coding sequence ATGTTAGTCTTAATCGATAACGCGAATATCTATGAGATCGAGCGGCTTTATTCTATGTATCCCTATGATGGCGTTACGACCAACCCATCCATTTTAATGAATGAGCGCAAGAACCCCATCAAAGTGCTGAAAAGCATCCGGGATTTCCTGCCAAAAAGCAGCCAGCTGCATGCGCAGGTCGTCTCGGAGAGCACGGAGCAGATGATCGAGGAGGCGCACTTCATGCTGCGGGAGATCGATGAACAGCTATTCATTAAAGTGCCTGTAACGGCCCAGGGAATGCGGGCGATTCATCTGTTAAAGCAGGAGGGCATCAACATCACGGCCACGGCCATCTATACGGCCATGCAGGCTTTTATGGCGGCCAAGGCCGGCGCGCGCTATACGGCGCCCTATGTCAACCGGCTGGACAACATGGGGGCAGACGGCGTGCAGGTTGCGATGGATATTCACAGCATGTTCCGGGCGCATAATATGGAGGCGGATGTGCTGGCGGCCAGTTTCAAAAACTCCCAGCAGATTCTGAATCTCTGCAAGCACGGCATTGGGGCAGTAACCGCCTCGCCGGATGTTTTGGATGCGCTCATCCACCACGATGCGACGTTCACCGCTGAAGAGAATTTCACGCAGGATTTCTATTCGCTGGTCAGCGAAGTGACGGGCCTGCATTTCAAGGAAAAAGAGAGCAGGAAAATCAACTAG
- a CDS encoding AEC family transporter: MDLLLTVCELTLPVLVLIGLGILCRTKKIFDAKGIDGLKKLISRYLMPVTLFNSLAKIQLSGTVALLGLTCLLMCCASLLLGLATRKVCREFSYHPYLCSAYEIGMLGVALFPLLFGDTGLGFLASMDIGACFFFFCLYIPMLNGGKGDGLKQTLKNIFSGPALIACLLGVFSNVTGISHLIFDSAIGPVLDSIIAMLTKSITPLILIVVGYGFSLNQKLLPAVLKTSAMRLIISIPVCLLALLLLSLFGVRDESVRFAVIFVSSLPAPFSTSVYAKDDAQQEYMNTQMSLYVAVTIIVFAVLCALA; encoded by the coding sequence ATGGATCTACTGCTCACCGTCTGCGAGCTCACTCTGCCTGTCCTTGTGCTGATTGGCCTTGGCATCCTCTGCCGCACAAAGAAAATCTTTGACGCCAAAGGCATCGACGGCCTGAAAAAGCTCATCAGCCGCTATCTCATGCCCGTTACGCTCTTCAACTCGCTGGCCAAAATCCAGCTTTCGGGCACAGTCGCCCTGCTGGGGCTGACTTGCCTGCTCATGTGCTGTGCCTCCCTGCTGCTGGGGCTGGCGACGCGCAAAGTCTGCCGCGAATTTTCCTATCATCCCTATCTTTGCAGCGCCTATGAGATCGGTATGCTGGGCGTCGCGCTGTTTCCGCTGCTCTTTGGGGATACCGGCCTTGGCTTTCTGGCCAGCATGGATATCGGAGCCTGCTTCTTTTTCTTCTGCCTCTATATCCCCATGCTCAACGGCGGCAAAGGCGACGGCCTGAAACAGACGCTGAAAAACATCTTCTCCGGCCCGGCGCTCATCGCCTGCCTACTGGGTGTTTTTTCCAATGTAACCGGTATTTCCCATTTGATTTTCGATTCGGCCATCGGCCCAGTCCTCGATTCTATCATCGCCATGCTGACCAAATCCATCACGCCGCTCATTCTCATCGTCGTGGGCTATGGGTTCAGCCTGAATCAAAAGCTGCTGCCCGCTGTGCTCAAGACCTCTGCCATGCGGCTGATCATCTCCATCCCGGTCTGCCTGCTGGCGCTGCTTCTGCTCTCGCTGTTCGGCGTGCGGGATGAGAGCGTCCGCTTCGCAGTCATCTTCGTCTCCTCGCTGCCTGCGCCCTTCTCCACCTCCGTCTATGCAAAAGACGACGCGCAGCAGGAATATATGAACACGCAGATGAGCCTGTATGTCGCCGTAACGATCATCGTTTTCGCAGTGTTATGTGCCTTGGCCTAA
- a CDS encoding GNAT family N-acetyltransferase: MNILCKQDNLALRPLLDQPEEYALLFSWLSHPEISRFYGGDAAREVASIRRHVQRGDVCSCLILQQERPIGYLQFYEIPDAEEKASLLLLPYAHPYGIDLFLGEPGLLGRGIGTRCLEMVCGYLFAQKHADALCIDPRVDNQRAIRCYEKAGFSYVKTKQQGEKVSGEWIACRIMHRLPA; this comes from the coding sequence ATGAATATACTCTGCAAACAAGATAACCTGGCGCTCCGCCCTCTGCTGGATCAGCCGGAGGAATATGCACTGCTCTTCTCCTGGCTCTCGCATCCGGAAATTTCCCGCTTTTACGGCGGGGATGCGGCGCGGGAAGTTGCCAGTATCCGCCGCCATGTGCAAAGGGGCGACGTCTGTTCCTGCCTGATTTTGCAGCAGGAGCGCCCCATCGGCTATTTGCAGTTTTACGAGATCCCGGATGCGGAGGAAAAGGCAAGCTTGCTCCTACTCCCCTATGCGCATCCCTATGGCATCGACCTGTTTTTAGGCGAGCCAGGGCTGCTCGGCCGGGGCATCGGCACTCGCTGCCTGGAGATGGTCTGCGGCTATCTCTTTGCGCAAAAGCATGCCGATGCGCTCTGTATCGACCCAAGGGTTGATAATCAAAGGGCCATCCGCTGCTATGAAAAGGCCGGTTTTTCCTATGTGAAAACCAAACAACAGGGCGAGAAAGTTTCGGGCGAGTGGATCGCCTGCCGCATCATGCACCGCCTGCCCGCATAA
- the nagB gene encoding glucosamine-6-phosphate deaminase has translation MRSIHVKSYAQLSFEAAKIIAAQIALKQDTVLGLATGSTPVGAYQQLAEWNQQDKLDFSQVRTFNLDEYRGLAGDHPQSYRYFMQKHLFSQINILPENTHVPQGDCADANAECAHYDSSILAAGGIDLQLLGIGHNGHIGFNEPSSCFVLPTHEVALTQRTLEANSRFFDAAEQQPRSALTMGIAPIMQAKRILLISQGAEKMPILEKALYGPVTPEVPASILQLHPDLTVIYNESDC, from the coding sequence ATGAGAAGCATTCATGTAAAAAGCTATGCACAGCTGAGCTTTGAAGCGGCAAAGATCATCGCCGCGCAGATTGCGCTAAAGCAGGATACCGTCCTCGGCCTTGCCACGGGCTCGACCCCGGTCGGCGCATACCAGCAGCTTGCCGAGTGGAACCAGCAGGACAAGCTGGATTTTTCCCAGGTCCGCACGTTCAACCTGGATGAATACCGCGGCCTTGCAGGAGACCATCCCCAGAGCTACCGCTATTTCATGCAGAAACATCTCTTCTCGCAGATCAACATCCTGCCCGAGAATACGCATGTCCCTCAGGGAGACTGCGCAGACGCGAACGCAGAGTGCGCCCATTACGATTCCAGCATTCTCGCCGCCGGCGGCATCGATTTGCAGCTCCTGGGCATCGGCCACAACGGGCATATCGGGTTTAACGAGCCTTCGAGCTGCTTTGTTCTGCCCACGCACGAAGTTGCCCTTACCCAGCGCACGCTGGAGGCCAATTCCCGCTTCTTTGACGCCGCAGAGCAGCAGCCCCGCTCGGCCCTGACCATGGGCATCGCGCCTATCATGCAGGCCAAGCGCATTTTGCTCATCTCCCAGGGCGCGGAAAAAATGCCAATTCTGGAAAAGGCGCTCTATGGGCCGGTTACGCCTGAAGTTCCCGCCTCCATCCTGCAGCTGCACCCGGATCTCACCGTCATTTATAATGAGTCAGATTGCTAA